In Ruminococcaceae bacterium BL-6, a genomic segment contains:
- the dxs gene encoding 1-deoxyxylulose-5-phosphate synthase (Evidence 2a : Function from experimental evidences in other organisms; PubMedId : 12682299, 12882400, 15292217, 17458547, 23840410, 25212876; Product type e : enzyme), whose protein sequence is MGFLLNKINSPQDLRGLSMSELDALCGEIREKIIETVSANGGHLASNLGVVELTVALHYIFDKPEDKIVWDVGHQCYTHKILTGRRDQIGTIRTKDGLSGFPNPRESSYDPFHSGHSSASISAALGLVNAKRMNQEPGHVVAVIGDGALTGGLAYEGLNNAGRFPKNFIVVLNDNKMSISKNVGAIARYLAHIRTKPGYLKMKGSIEKTLDRIPVIGRPINRFLLNSKSVLKQMLYHSTLFEDMGFLYYGPFDGHNIPQLIKVLQTAKSISHPVLLHVITSKGKGYPFAEKNPGAFHGISCFDIKTGEAEASGDNFSREFGICLCNMAKQDDRICAITAAMETGTGLSGFKKEFPDRFFDVGIAEEHAVTFAGGLAVGGMLPVFAVYSTFLQRGVDQVIHDAALQNAKVTLAIDRAGVVGEDGETHQGLFDVALLNAVPNVTIFTPSYYEELSLFLNTAVYGCTGVAAVRYPRGHQLYRPADFTVTGNPYDVYGDAGAQTVLVTYGRLFSFACLARERLKKENIPVKILKLNRIKPLDPGAIAFCRQAGRIFFFEEGMRRGGIGEHFSCLLYQQGYRGKIVLHAVKSGFVQQATMGESLSELGLDDKGMETIIKTEFEK, encoded by the coding sequence ATGGGATTTCTTTTAAATAAAATCAATTCTCCGCAGGATCTGCGCGGCCTTTCCATGTCGGAACTGGATGCACTCTGCGGGGAAATCCGGGAGAAAATCATTGAAACGGTCTCCGCGAACGGGGGCCATCTTGCTTCCAACCTCGGGGTCGTGGAGCTTACGGTTGCCCTTCACTATATTTTCGACAAACCCGAGGATAAAATCGTATGGGACGTGGGGCATCAGTGCTACACCCATAAAATCCTGACGGGGCGGAGAGACCAAATCGGGACCATCCGCACCAAAGACGGCCTTTCAGGCTTTCCAAATCCGCGCGAAAGCAGCTACGACCCGTTCCATTCGGGCCACAGCAGCGCTTCGATCTCCGCGGCGCTCGGCCTTGTCAACGCCAAGCGCATGAATCAGGAGCCCGGGCATGTGGTCGCCGTGATCGGCGACGGCGCGCTGACGGGCGGGCTTGCATACGAGGGCCTGAACAATGCGGGGCGGTTCCCGAAAAATTTCATCGTCGTGCTGAACGACAACAAGATGTCGATTTCCAAAAACGTCGGCGCCATCGCCCGTTATCTCGCGCATATCCGCACGAAGCCGGGCTATCTGAAAATGAAGGGCAGCATCGAGAAAACGCTGGACCGCATCCCCGTGATCGGGCGGCCCATCAACCGCTTCCTTCTGAATTCCAAATCCGTTCTGAAACAGATGCTGTACCACAGCACCCTGTTCGAGGACATGGGCTTTCTGTATTACGGCCCGTTCGACGGGCACAATATCCCCCAGCTCATCAAGGTGCTGCAGACGGCCAAGAGCATCAGCCATCCCGTCCTGCTGCACGTCATCACCTCGAAGGGAAAGGGATATCCGTTCGCGGAAAAAAATCCGGGCGCGTTTCACGGGATTTCCTGCTTCGATATCAAAACGGGGGAGGCCGAGGCTTCCGGCGACAACTTTTCCAGGGAGTTCGGAATCTGTCTTTGCAATATGGCAAAGCAGGATGACAGGATCTGCGCCATCACTGCGGCCATGGAGACGGGGACGGGCCTTTCGGGGTTCAAAAAGGAATTTCCCGACCGGTTTTTCGACGTGGGGATCGCGGAGGAACACGCGGTCACTTTCGCGGGCGGGCTGGCCGTGGGCGGCATGCTGCCGGTTTTCGCGGTCTATTCCACTTTCCTGCAGCGCGGGGTCGACCAGGTGATCCACGACGCCGCCCTTCAGAACGCAAAAGTCACGCTGGCGATCGACCGCGCGGGTGTAGTGGGGGAGGACGGGGAAACCCATCAGGGCCTGTTCGACGTCGCGCTGCTGAATGCGGTTCCCAACGTGACGATTTTTACGCCCTCCTATTACGAAGAACTTTCCCTCTTTTTGAATACGGCGGTATACGGGTGCACGGGCGTCGCGGCGGTGCGGTATCCGCGCGGCCATCAGCTTTACAGGCCCGCGGATTTCACCGTTACGGGAAATCCCTACGACGTCTACGGGGACGCCGGGGCACAGACGGTACTGGTCACTTACGGGCGTCTGTTCTCGTTTGCCTGCCTGGCGCGGGAACGCCTGAAAAAAGAGAACATACCGGTCAAAATATTGAAGCTGAACCGCATCAAGCCGCTCGACCCTGGAGCGATCGCCTTTTGCAGGCAGGCAGGCCGCATTTTCTTCTTTGAGGAGGGGATGCGCCGGGGCGGCATCGGCGAGCATTTTTCCTGTCTGCTGTATCAGCAGGGATATCGCGGAAAAATCGTTCTGCACGCCGTAAAAAGCGGCTTCGTCCAACAGGCGACGATGGGGGAGTCCCTATCCGAGCTGGGGCTGGACGATAAGGGTATGGAAACGATCATAAAAACGGAGTTTGAAAAGTGA
- the lgt gene encoding Prolipoprotein diacylglyceryl transferase (modular protein) — protein MYQIHTVQFPKLGWKFTINPTAFTVGDFTIQWYGVIIAAGFLLAFLYVMSSCKKFHMDQDKLIDAVIVGIIGGIVGARLYYVMFYPGDQYIRDPISILYIWNGGLAIYGGIIGGLLCGALMARLRRLKVSAVLDLAALGFLIGQSIGRWGNFVNQEAFGTQTDLPWGMLSERTQEMVASGPVHPCFLYESLWCALGFVLLHIFSRKFRRYDGQVFLLYLVWYGLGRFFIEGLRTDSLITPVLDLRVSQLLAAVTVLAGVVLLIVFRKKTSLTGCGAAGVMELNGIRSEDEPAETPEDGTSTIFGDKEEKAGEEAAEENKEKDTESESAVSTPDREEPEQDGASEKPQEEERQESAPEENKDQGGEES, from the coding sequence CAGTCGGCGATTTTACCATCCAGTGGTACGGCGTGATTATTGCGGCTGGCTTTCTGCTGGCGTTCCTGTATGTGATGTCGAGCTGCAAAAAGTTTCATATGGACCAGGATAAGCTGATCGACGCCGTCATCGTCGGCATCATCGGCGGCATCGTGGGCGCAAGGCTCTATTATGTGATGTTCTATCCCGGCGACCAGTATATCCGGGACCCGATCAGCATCCTGTACATCTGGAACGGCGGGCTCGCCATTTACGGCGGCATTATCGGCGGGCTGCTCTGCGGCGCGCTGATGGCAAGGCTGCGCAGGCTGAAGGTTTCCGCCGTTCTGGACCTTGCCGCTCTGGGCTTTCTGATCGGCCAGTCCATCGGGCGCTGGGGAAACTTTGTGAATCAGGAAGCGTTCGGCACGCAGACGGACCTTCCGTGGGGAATGCTCAGCGAGCGGACGCAGGAGATGGTGGCCTCCGGCCCGGTTCATCCCTGCTTCCTTTATGAATCGCTGTGGTGCGCTCTGGGCTTTGTTCTGCTACATATTTTTAGCAGAAAGTTCAGAAGGTACGACGGACAGGTTTTCCTGCTTTATTTGGTCTGGTACGGGCTGGGGCGCTTCTTTATCGAGGGGCTCAGAACCGACAGCCTGATCACACCCGTTCTGGATCTGAGGGTCTCGCAGCTTCTGGCCGCCGTCACGGTTCTGGCCGGCGTTGTCCTGCTGATCGTTTTTCGCAAAAAGACGAGCCTTACCGGGTGCGGAGCCGCGGGGGTGATGGAGCTGAACGGAATCCGCAGCGAGGACGAGCCCGCTGAAACGCCCGAGGACGGAACCAGCACGATTTTCGGCGATAAAGAAGAAAAGGCCGGGGAAGAAGCGGCGGAAGAAAATAAGGAGAAAGACACGGAAAGCGAATCCGCGGTCTCCACCCCTGACCGGGAAGAGCCGGAGCAGGACGGCGCATCTGAGAAGCCTCAGGAAGAAGAGCGGCAGGAAAGCGCGCCGGAAGAAAATAAAGATCAGGGCGGCGAGGAATCTTAA
- the yqxC gene encoding putative 2'-O-ribose RNA methyltransferase (Evidence 3 : Putative function from multiple computational evidences; PubMedId : 16014871, 22333191, 24809820; Product type e : enzyme) — translation MTEKKRLDTLVYELGLTESREKARALIMMGDVYADNQKADKPGTMLPAGTKIEVRGGGLPYVSRGGLKLEKAMSLFPIGLNGKTCMDIGASTGGFTDCMLQNGAKKVYAVDVGYGQLAWKLRTDPRVVCLERTNVRYLKKEQVPEPVDFFSVDVSFISLRLVLPVAREFTAPNAQAVCLIKPQFEAGKGKVGKKGVVRDRAVHEEVIETICSFVLEHGFSILGLTFSPIKGPEGNIEYLIFLQKSDAPVSTMSISVKSLVGLSHQTLSGGE, via the coding sequence GTGACGGAAAAGAAAAGGCTCGACACATTGGTTTATGAGCTCGGCCTGACGGAAAGCCGGGAAAAGGCACGGGCGCTGATTATGATGGGGGACGTTTACGCCGACAACCAGAAGGCGGACAAACCGGGCACCATGCTTCCCGCCGGGACGAAAATCGAAGTGCGCGGCGGCGGGCTTCCCTATGTCAGCCGCGGCGGCCTGAAGCTGGAAAAGGCGATGTCCCTGTTCCCGATCGGCCTGAACGGCAAAACGTGCATGGATATCGGCGCTTCCACGGGCGGGTTTACCGACTGCATGCTTCAGAACGGCGCAAAAAAAGTCTACGCCGTGGATGTCGGCTACGGCCAGCTTGCCTGGAAGCTGCGCACCGACCCGCGCGTCGTCTGCCTGGAACGAACCAACGTCCGATATCTGAAAAAGGAACAGGTCCCGGAACCGGTCGATTTTTTCAGCGTGGATGTCTCCTTCATTTCCCTTCGGCTGGTGCTGCCGGTCGCCCGGGAATTCACGGCGCCGAACGCGCAGGCCGTCTGCCTGATCAAGCCCCAGTTTGAGGCGGGAAAGGGTAAAGTCGGCAAAAAGGGAGTCGTCCGGGACAGGGCCGTGCACGAGGAAGTCATCGAAACGATCTGCTCGTTTGTTCTGGAGCACGGCTTTTCCATCCTCGGCCTTACCTTCTCCCCGATCAAGGGGCCGGAGGGAAATATCGAATACCTGATTTTTCTTCAGAAATCGGATGCCCCTGTTTCAACGATGAGCATATCCGTAAAATCCCTTGTGGGACTTTCCCATCAGACACTGAGCGGCGGTGAATAG
- the folD gene encoding methylenetetrahydrofolate dehydrogenase; methenyltetrahydrofolate cyclohydrolase (Evidence 2a : Function from experimental evidences in other organisms; PubMedId : 7061514, 9454603, 12682299, 19171795; Product type e : enzyme), translating into MAELIDGKAVAAQIRAQIAQEVLKLQEDQGVTPGLAVVLAGDDPASRTYVRNKEKACEEAGIYSEKYLLSADTTQEQLMDLVRRLNEKEDIDGILVQLPLPEGLDDKPIVEAIRPDKDVDAFHPVNVGEIMIGNYRFLPCTPAGIIELLKSKNIVIEGKNCVVIGRSNIVGKPVSMLLLHQNGTVTICHSKTKDLKEICRGADILVSAVGKAKFVTADMVKPGAAVIDVGMNRDENGKLCGDVDFESVEPVASYLTPVPGGVGPMTIAMLLKNTLTAAKIHCGL; encoded by the coding sequence ATGGCGGAATTGATCGACGGAAAGGCAGTCGCCGCGCAGATACGCGCGCAGATTGCGCAAGAGGTTCTGAAGCTCCAGGAAGATCAGGGCGTCACGCCCGGGCTGGCGGTCGTGCTGGCCGGGGATGATCCCGCATCAAGAACATACGTCCGCAATAAGGAAAAGGCCTGTGAAGAGGCCGGAATTTATTCGGAAAAATACCTTCTGTCCGCCGATACTACCCAGGAACAGCTGATGGACCTTGTGCGTCGGCTGAATGAAAAAGAAGATATCGACGGGATTCTGGTTCAGCTTCCGCTGCCGGAGGGGCTGGATGACAAGCCGATCGTGGAAGCCATACGTCCGGATAAGGATGTGGATGCGTTCCATCCGGTAAACGTGGGGGAAATCATGATCGGGAACTACCGTTTCCTGCCCTGCACTCCGGCTGGAATCATCGAGCTTCTCAAATCCAAAAATATTGTGATAGAAGGAAAAAACTGCGTGGTGATCGGCCGGAGCAATATTGTCGGAAAACCGGTGTCCATGCTTTTGCTTCACCAGAACGGAACCGTGACGATCTGCCACAGCAAGACGAAGGACCTGAAAGAAATCTGCCGCGGGGCGGATATTCTGGTGAGCGCTGTGGGAAAGGCGAAATTTGTCACCGCCGATATGGTGAAGCCCGGTGCCGCCGTCATCGACGTCGGGATGAACCGCGATGAAAACGGAAAGCTCTGCGGGGATGTGGACTTTGAATCCGTGGAGCCGGTTGCTTCATATCTGACGCCCGTTCCGGGCGGCGTGGGCCCCATGACCATTGCGATGCTGCTGAAGAACACCCTGACGGCCGCAAAGATCCACTGTGGATTGTAG